One region of Permianibacter fluminis genomic DNA includes:
- a CDS encoding prohibitin family protein has translation MRIEIKLVLLAIVAVFALMLVLGSWYTVDQGERGVHLRNGAVVGSAEPGLGMKVPFVDTIKKISTQNLTVQYTGVQAYSKDQQTATIKASVSFHVPPTEVVALYTEYGSIEGITNRLVDRQVPTQIENVFGQYTAISAVQSRVLFVQDVTNAIRKAVVGPIVIDSVQIENIDFSDAYEKSIELRMQAEVLVQTEKQNLEKEKVNAEIAVTKAKGEADSNLARARAEAESTRLRGEAEATAIKAKASALAQNLNLIELTKAERWNGQLPSTMIPNATIPFLNANK, from the coding sequence ATGAGAATTGAGATCAAGTTGGTGTTGCTGGCCATCGTCGCCGTTTTTGCCCTGATGCTGGTGCTGGGTTCCTGGTACACAGTGGATCAAGGTGAGCGTGGCGTGCATCTGCGTAACGGTGCTGTGGTTGGTAGTGCCGAGCCGGGTCTCGGCATGAAAGTGCCGTTCGTTGACACAATCAAGAAAATCTCCACCCAGAACCTGACCGTGCAGTACACCGGTGTGCAGGCGTACAGCAAGGATCAGCAGACGGCCACAATCAAGGCCTCGGTCAGCTTCCATGTACCGCCGACCGAAGTGGTCGCGTTGTATACCGAGTACGGCAGCATTGAAGGCATCACCAACCGGTTGGTGGATCGGCAGGTGCCGACGCAAATCGAAAACGTGTTCGGTCAGTACACGGCCATTTCTGCGGTGCAGAGCCGGGTGCTGTTCGTTCAGGACGTGACCAACGCCATTCGCAAGGCCGTGGTCGGTCCGATCGTGATCGACAGCGTGCAGATCGAGAACATCGATTTTTCCGACGCCTACGAAAAATCCATCGAGCTGCGGATGCAAGCCGAAGTGCTGGTGCAGACCGAGAAGCAGAACCTGGAGAAAGAAAAGGTCAATGCCGAGATCGCGGTGACCAAGGCCAAGGGCGAGGCCGACTCCAATCTAGCGCGCGCGCGTGCCGAAGCCGAGTCGACCCGGTTGCGCGGTGAAGCCGAAGCCACGGCGATCAAGGCCAAAGCGAGCGCGCTGGCGCAGAACCTGAACCTGATCGAGCTGACCAAGGCCGAGCGCTGGAACGGACAACTGCCGAGCACGATGATCCCGAACGCGACCATTCCGTTTTTGAACGCGAACAAGTGA